In Alkalihalobacillus sp. TS-13, the following are encoded in one genomic region:
- a CDS encoding sugar ABC transporter permease has product MPSFNRRTREYFTGYMFILPWLIGFVLFMAYPLFYSLFMSFNKVYVTASGIKTTFLKWENYKFAFLSDPHFLEELIMFLKSVVLLIPIVIVFSLIVALMINQPIRMKGFFRAIFFLPVIITSGEVVNELFAQGAATIPIIERYGIIDFLDANLSPSWAAPIINVIEQLIIILWYSGVQILIFLAGLQKVNKQIYEAAAIDGASPWEIFWKITLPSIKPFILVNIIYTTVDLSTNSLNNVIVLIKENMFKVETGFGYATALSWIYFMIIFIILLISIFLFTRKERLEFKKS; this is encoded by the coding sequence GTGCCATCGTTCAATCGGAGAACAAGAGAATACTTCACAGGGTACATGTTCATCCTGCCATGGTTGATTGGATTCGTGCTCTTCATGGCGTATCCTCTCTTCTACTCCCTTTTTATGAGTTTCAATAAGGTGTATGTGACAGCATCAGGTATTAAGACGACCTTTTTAAAATGGGAAAACTATAAATTCGCTTTTTTATCAGATCCTCATTTTTTAGAAGAGTTGATCATGTTTTTGAAGTCTGTCGTGTTATTGATTCCGATTGTCATCGTCTTTTCGCTCATAGTCGCGTTGATGATCAATCAACCGATCCGGATGAAAGGATTTTTCAGGGCAATCTTTTTCCTTCCCGTCATCATCACGAGTGGTGAGGTTGTGAATGAACTGTTTGCGCAGGGGGCTGCAACGATTCCGATCATCGAACGATATGGGATCATCGACTTTTTGGATGCTAACTTAAGTCCTTCCTGGGCGGCACCAATCATCAATGTAATCGAACAGCTGATCATTATCCTCTGGTATTCGGGGGTTCAGATATTGATATTCTTGGCTGGATTGCAAAAAGTGAATAAACAGATTTATGAGGCAGCTGCCATCGACGGTGCATCGCCTTGGGAAATCTTTTGGAAGATCACGTTGCCGAGCATCAAGCCTTTTATCCTTGTCAATATCATCTATACCACAGTGGATCTTTCTACGAATTCGTTGAATAACGTGATTGTATTGATCAAGGAAAACATGTTCAAGGTAGAGACGGGATTCGGCTATGCAACGGCCTTATCGTGGATCTATTTCATGATCATCTTCATCATATTGCTTATCTCGATTTTCCTGTTCACAAGGAAGGAAAGATTGGAATTCAAAAAATCTTAA
- a CDS encoding beta-galactosidase codes for MTVEMNRKKFIINGKEEFLYGGELHYYRVPKSEWKDRLTKLKEAGCNLVSSYVPWVWHETDEGVYDFTGETRGERDLKSFLELVKEFGLYCIVRPGPYVMAEVRFHGVPDWLLETYPEVLSRTRGGDEHGTRVVSYRHPVFLEKTKKWYDAVNELIAPQQIGQGGPIIMYQLCNEIGMFHWVSNTSDYNPDTLEKFKDYLKDKYSTIEQFNTHYQVEEKSFASFVEAYKKGLPEEYPSFHYEWGEFRREYIKDYTGDLRQFAKDSGITVPFIINVHGFTDFSIYSRGIHYPIGLSQLYRTAEFDDVVIAGDFYPGRIGYDNYHDLVMSTTFTRAISQADQPIFSAEFQSGRLADRPRLYPQDLDLNTRTCVAHGMNALNYYMFVAGENYENIGLFGRRHEWQAPIDSKGELRPNYQKARHLGALFKTVGKRLINSEKKVHTYVGFNPDDYMTEVVEDRDRRLLADSTGKRDHHAYDGILRLLVSANIQFEAIDLLKEISVEDVPSLWVFSAKRMDEKLQRSLADYVKQGGKLIIYPELPTMDLSGNSCRILVEELDLGEWEVVVGTDYVDVLSTDSVNIKQRLRFTRFAGEPIATFTRTGENEVAAYKKPCGRGEILVLGIAMGHDYSYQLDVIKELADKVGITGHLKATNPDLSLVERKNGEESFLFVSNYDEIEQKAAIYEKGQPLFDGEEVVLPPRSSAIYIRNYDITEGLTIEFSTVELTSLAVEDDHVEMTLHPIGSKGSLRCKRGWVAEKAASTEDESILFKDISEPKTVVIKRLRESITG; via the coding sequence ATGACGGTTGAAATGAATCGCAAGAAATTTATCATCAACGGCAAAGAAGAATTCCTGTATGGTGGAGAATTACACTACTATCGCGTGCCAAAAAGTGAATGGAAAGATCGACTGACAAAGTTGAAGGAAGCAGGCTGCAACCTCGTCAGTTCATACGTTCCATGGGTCTGGCATGAAACCGATGAAGGTGTGTATGACTTTACCGGTGAAACAAGAGGGGAACGGGATTTGAAATCCTTCTTGGAGCTTGTAAAGGAATTCGGGCTCTATTGCATTGTGCGCCCAGGACCCTATGTAATGGCAGAAGTCCGTTTCCATGGTGTTCCCGATTGGCTGTTGGAAACGTATCCTGAAGTCCTTTCCCGGACACGTGGTGGGGACGAACATGGGACCCGGGTTGTTTCATACAGGCATCCGGTGTTTTTGGAAAAGACGAAAAAATGGTATGACGCAGTGAATGAACTGATCGCCCCGCAGCAAATCGGACAAGGCGGGCCAATCATCATGTATCAGTTATGCAATGAAATCGGGATGTTCCATTGGGTCAGCAATACATCCGATTATAATCCAGATACACTTGAAAAATTCAAGGACTATCTCAAAGACAAATACAGTACGATTGAACAGTTTAACACACACTATCAAGTCGAAGAAAAATCCTTTGCAAGTTTTGTGGAAGCTTATAAGAAGGGGCTGCCTGAAGAATATCCTTCTTTCCATTATGAGTGGGGTGAATTCAGAAGAGAATACATTAAGGATTATACAGGGGACCTGCGTCAATTTGCGAAGGATTCAGGGATTACCGTTCCGTTTATCATCAATGTACATGGGTTTACGGATTTTTCGATCTACAGCAGAGGAATCCACTATCCGATCGGATTATCCCAGCTCTATCGTACAGCCGAATTTGATGATGTTGTCATCGCAGGGGACTTTTATCCAGGCAGGATCGGCTATGACAATTACCATGATCTTGTGATGTCCACAACCTTCACTAGAGCGATTTCACAGGCGGATCAGCCAATCTTTTCGGCAGAATTCCAGTCAGGCCGATTGGCGGACAGACCAAGACTTTACCCGCAAGACTTGGATTTGAATACTCGTACGTGTGTCGCACACGGGATGAATGCCCTGAATTATTACATGTTCGTCGCAGGAGAAAACTATGAAAATATCGGATTGTTCGGCAGACGACATGAATGGCAAGCGCCTATCGATTCAAAAGGCGAATTACGCCCTAACTACCAAAAAGCCCGACATCTAGGTGCCCTTTTCAAAACAGTCGGTAAAAGATTGATAAATTCAGAGAAAAAAGTACATACCTACGTCGGCTTCAATCCAGATGATTATATGACAGAAGTGGTGGAGGATCGGGATCGTAGACTGCTCGCTGATTCAACCGGAAAACGTGATCATCATGCCTATGATGGGATCCTCCGTTTGTTGGTCAGCGCAAATATCCAGTTCGAAGCTATTGATCTTTTAAAAGAGATTTCAGTTGAAGACGTCCCTTCCTTATGGGTATTCTCAGCTAAAAGAATGGATGAAAAGCTCCAAAGAAGCCTTGCGGACTATGTCAAACAAGGTGGGAAGCTCATCATTTATCCGGAGCTCCCGACAATGGATCTATCAGGGAATTCATGTCGCATCCTTGTCGAGGAGCTAGACCTGGGTGAATGGGAGGTTGTTGTCGGCACGGACTATGTCGATGTGCTGAGTACGGATTCCGTCAATATTAAACAGCGTCTGCGATTCACTCGATTCGCTGGAGAGCCTATCGCCACTTTTACACGTACTGGGGAAAATGAAGTTGCAGCGTATAAGAAACCTTGTGGCAGGGGGGAAATTCTTGTTTTAGGAATTGCCATGGGCCATGACTACAGTTATCAATTGGATGTAATCAAGGAACTTGCGGATAAGGTGGGGATCACGGGTCATTTGAAGGCGACGAACCCTGACCTGTCACTCGTCGAACGCAAGAATGGAGAAGAATCATTCCTGTTTGTCAGCAACTATGATGAAATCGAACAAAAGGCTGCCATCTACGAAAAGGGGCAACCCCTGTTTGATGGTGAAGAGGTTGTTTTACCGCCAAGATCCTCAGCGATCTATATCCGAAACTATGACATTACCGAGGGATTGACGATCGAGTTTTCGACAGTCGAATTGACTAGTTTAGCTGTAGAGGACGATCACGTGGAGATGACACTACATCCAATCGGTTCAAAAGGCTCGCTAAGATGTAAGCGTGGATGGGTTGCCGAAAAAGCTGCTTCAACTGAAGATGAATCGATTTTATTCAAGGATATCAGTGAACCGAAGACAGTCGTGATAAAAAGATTGAGAGAATCGATTACTGGTTGA
- a CDS encoding Gfo/Idh/MocA family protein codes for MDKVRVGIIGVGNMGTAHSAMILNNQIKGAELTAVCDVREERQKWARENLGDDVEVYRTPDELITSGRVDGVIIATPHYQHSEIAMKAFEHDLHVLCEKPAGVYTKQVRAMNEAAAQADKVFAIMYNQRTNPVFQKVRDLVVSGELGEIRRTIWVIDWYRSQSYYDSGSWRATWAGEGGGVLINQCPHQLDLWQWTINMIPKRVRAFCNFGKYRDVEVEDDVTAYVEYENGASGLFVTSTGMAPETNRFEIYGDRGKLIVEDNKITFWRNRIPETQFNQEWKGGFGLPENWKCEIPVHGIETGHGGIMRNWVDAILHDRRLIAPGEEGIKGLTLSNAMHLSTWTDAWVELPIDEDQFFEKLQDRIDQSTYDEEKAEDKTLDVKGTF; via the coding sequence ATGGACAAAGTTCGTGTAGGGATCATCGGTGTCGGAAATATGGGGACGGCTCATTCCGCTATGATTTTGAATAATCAGATCAAAGGGGCAGAGCTGACTGCTGTTTGTGATGTTCGTGAGGAAAGACAGAAGTGGGCTAGAGAAAACCTTGGGGACGATGTAGAAGTGTATCGAACGCCAGATGAATTGATTACCTCTGGTCGAGTTGATGGTGTGATCATTGCAACGCCACATTACCAACATTCAGAAATCGCTATGAAGGCTTTTGAACATGATCTTCATGTACTCTGTGAAAAACCAGCAGGCGTATACACAAAACAAGTCAGGGCAATGAATGAGGCCGCAGCACAAGCCGATAAGGTCTTTGCCATCATGTATAACCAGCGGACGAATCCGGTATTTCAAAAAGTCCGGGACCTTGTCGTGTCTGGCGAACTAGGGGAAATCAGAAGGACAATCTGGGTCATTGATTGGTACCGTTCCCAGAGCTATTATGACTCCGGTTCCTGGCGGGCTACCTGGGCAGGTGAAGGAGGCGGGGTGTTGATCAATCAATGTCCCCATCAGTTGGATTTATGGCAGTGGACGATCAATATGATACCGAAACGGGTACGAGCCTTCTGCAATTTTGGAAAGTATCGTGATGTTGAAGTGGAAGATGATGTTACGGCTTATGTGGAATACGAAAACGGAGCGAGTGGATTGTTTGTCACTTCGACCGGAATGGCGCCAGAAACGAATCGGTTTGAAATTTATGGGGATCGAGGAAAACTGATCGTTGAAGATAATAAAATCACTTTCTGGCGGAACCGGATTCCAGAAACCCAATTCAACCAGGAATGGAAAGGTGGATTTGGCCTCCCGGAAAATTGGAAATGTGAGATTCCGGTTCACGGGATTGAAACAGGACATGGAGGGATCATGAGGAATTGGGTCGATGCGATTCTTCATGACCGGCGGTTGATCGCCCCAGGTGAGGAAGGGATCAAAGGTTTGACACTGTCCAATGCGATGCATTTATCCACTTGGACGGATGCATGGGTTGAGCTGCCGATCGATGAGGATCAATTCTTTGAAAAGCTGCAGGATCGGATCGATCAGTCTACGTATGATGAGGAAAAAGCTGAAGACAAAACACTTGATGTGAAGGGGACATTTTAA
- a CDS encoding sugar phosphate isomerase/epimerase, with the protein MKHKFAAQLFTVRDLLKDDFPGVLRELKEMGWAGVQISGLFGYSKEEIAAVLQETGLKVPGVHVGIDRLREDLQAVVEEAEAFNTKDIVCPFVPDELRTVEGYQAIKRDLNEIAKKLKGEGYRISYHNHDFEFKTTISGMSALEFMLDPDAENQVFAEIDTYWVKKAGYDPLDFIQKYAYRMPIIHLKDMTLDDNQTFAEVGTGSIDFKPILAWGEENGVEWYAVEQDECPGDPMESLQLSLDNLNGTVEKLATKTN; encoded by the coding sequence ATGAAGCATAAATTTGCGGCGCAATTGTTTACTGTGAGAGATCTGCTCAAGGATGATTTTCCAGGAGTGTTACGAGAATTGAAAGAGATGGGGTGGGCCGGCGTCCAAATCAGCGGACTCTTCGGTTATTCGAAAGAGGAGATTGCGGCGGTTTTACAAGAAACCGGATTAAAGGTGCCTGGTGTGCATGTGGGGATCGATCGATTACGGGAAGACCTGCAGGCAGTAGTTGAAGAAGCTGAGGCCTTCAATACGAAAGACATTGTCTGTCCATTCGTACCTGATGAGCTTCGAACGGTCGAAGGCTATCAAGCGATAAAGCGGGACTTGAATGAAATTGCAAAGAAGCTGAAAGGTGAAGGTTACAGGATCAGCTATCATAACCACGATTTTGAATTCAAAACGACGATAAGCGGAATGTCAGCGCTGGAATTTATGCTTGACCCTGATGCAGAGAACCAGGTATTTGCGGAAATCGATACGTATTGGGTCAAGAAAGCCGGATATGATCCTTTAGACTTCATCCAAAAATATGCTTATCGGATGCCGATCATCCATCTTAAGGATATGACTCTTGACGATAACCAGACTTTTGCTGAGGTAGGGACAGGATCTATTGATTTCAAGCCGATTTTGGCATGGGGTGAAGAAAATGGGGTTGAGTGGTATGCCGTCGAGCAGGATGAATGCCCAGGAGATCCGATGGAAAGCTTACAACTCAGTCTGGACAATTTGAATGGAACGGTGGAAAAACTGGCGACCAAAACCAATTAA
- a CDS encoding DUF5696 domain-containing protein gives MSNKKKMVIMLGSILLMIFITYQIGYSEENKKQPDKQGEEVTHSTFQFKGNDFTQPEKEMEMDLPVKDIPEGYELAAENENLELYVSPQTLNIMLKNKRTGYVWSSVPDDSALEDTQLNDEWAATVTSPVVVQYFNKDEMLKSGSYVSLKSAVEHLEKTKEGFRADFKLEELEVNMSIEVVLEEDSLVVRMPDEAFKENGEQKIASVQLFPFLGAVKKEEIPGYMFIPDGSGALIRYQADHPQYDSPYIGKIYGKDEAVETEGDWEVKPQSISVPVFGMVHGVKKNGFIGIIEKGKFNSEIVAYPSGVNTDFNWLSPRFIVRYPYFQPTSKSMGGINTFQKKRLHEDKEIRYVFLSEKDSDYVGMAKTYRAYLEKNEQIKVPENKNSDEDVPVRVEFLGGEMEPGLIGKKLVSMTTFDQAKMIIDDLMKSGVDKMTAVYRGWNKGGMTGGNPAKFPVEDKLGGGEGLEELKEHLEMKGIPLYLYTNYTKAYGDQDNYDVQVDGVRRISNRILEYSFSNNLVDEKFSDLKINYMNPEKALEIASEDIKHFEKLGIEGVSIEDTGSILYSNHYSKSRLSREESASKYAELANTLSGSLERVSFYQPNDYLFKYSDEILSIPMSSSRFVYETDSVPFLQIVMHGLIDYYTTFSNYHADPKKQLLRMIEYGAYPSFYLTHEPSWKLQNTPSKDLFTSSYEDWSEDVVSQYKLVNKALKKVQSAAIEDRKVIELGVVEVTYSNHVKIIVNYNTKEMEVNDHKIGALDFKLIEGGD, from the coding sequence GTGTCTAATAAAAAGAAAATGGTCATCATGCTCGGAAGCATCCTCCTGATGATTTTTATAACCTATCAAATTGGATACAGTGAAGAAAACAAGAAGCAGCCGGATAAGCAAGGGGAGGAAGTCACTCATAGTACCTTTCAATTCAAAGGGAACGATTTCACCCAGCCTGAAAAAGAAATGGAAATGGATCTTCCGGTCAAGGACATTCCAGAGGGCTACGAATTAGCCGCTGAGAATGAGAATCTCGAACTTTACGTTTCTCCACAAACCTTGAACATCATGCTTAAAAATAAACGTACAGGGTACGTGTGGAGCTCTGTGCCTGATGACTCAGCATTGGAAGATACCCAGTTGAATGACGAATGGGCGGCCACCGTAACGTCACCGGTGGTTGTCCAATATTTCAATAAAGATGAAATGCTCAAATCAGGAAGCTATGTATCTCTTAAAAGTGCGGTTGAACATCTCGAAAAGACGAAAGAAGGTTTCAGAGCTGATTTTAAATTGGAAGAACTGGAAGTGAACATGTCCATTGAAGTCGTTTTGGAAGAGGACTCATTGGTCGTTCGTATGCCTGATGAGGCTTTCAAAGAAAATGGAGAGCAAAAGATCGCTTCTGTCCAGCTGTTCCCTTTTCTGGGAGCAGTGAAAAAAGAAGAGATACCAGGCTATATGTTCATACCTGATGGAAGCGGAGCACTTATCCGCTATCAAGCCGATCATCCGCAATATGATTCTCCTTACATTGGGAAAATCTATGGAAAAGATGAGGCAGTCGAGACAGAAGGTGACTGGGAAGTAAAGCCCCAGTCTATATCGGTTCCGGTCTTTGGCATGGTACATGGCGTAAAGAAAAATGGATTCATCGGGATAATTGAAAAGGGTAAATTTAATTCAGAAATCGTCGCCTACCCAAGTGGCGTCAATACCGATTTCAACTGGCTTTCTCCTAGATTCATTGTCAGGTATCCATATTTCCAGCCTACGAGTAAGAGTATGGGTGGAATCAACACCTTTCAGAAAAAGAGGCTGCATGAAGATAAGGAAATCCGTTATGTTTTCTTATCAGAAAAGGATTCCGATTATGTAGGCATGGCGAAAACATATCGAGCTTATCTGGAGAAAAATGAGCAGATCAAAGTTCCTGAAAATAAGAATTCAGATGAGGATGTTCCTGTTAGAGTAGAGTTCCTTGGCGGCGAAATGGAACCTGGACTGATCGGGAAAAAGCTCGTCTCGATGACGACATTCGATCAAGCCAAAATGATCATCGATGACTTGATGAAATCCGGAGTCGATAAAATGACCGCTGTATACCGCGGGTGGAACAAGGGTGGCATGACTGGTGGAAATCCAGCGAAATTCCCCGTCGAGGATAAGTTAGGTGGTGGAGAAGGACTCGAAGAATTGAAGGAACACCTGGAGATGAAAGGAATCCCGCTCTATCTTTATACGAATTATACAAAGGCATATGGAGATCAGGATAACTATGATGTGCAAGTGGATGGTGTAAGACGGATCAGCAACCGAATCCTTGAATATTCGTTTTCTAACAATCTAGTAGATGAAAAGTTCTCTGACCTGAAAATCAATTATATGAACCCTGAGAAAGCTTTGGAAATCGCCAGTGAAGATATAAAGCATTTTGAAAAATTGGGAATTGAAGGGGTGTCCATTGAAGATACAGGGTCGATTCTATATTCAAACCATTATTCTAAAAGCAGACTTTCCAGGGAAGAATCGGCTTCGAAATATGCAGAATTGGCCAACACTTTATCAGGAAGTTTGGAAAGAGTGTCGTTCTACCAGCCGAATGACTATTTGTTCAAGTATAGTGATGAAATTTTAAGTATCCCTATGAGCTCATCACGGTTCGTCTATGAAACAGACTCTGTACCTTTCCTTCAAATCGTGATGCATGGGTTGATTGATTATTACACGACTTTTTCAAACTATCATGCCGATCCAAAAAAACAATTGTTAAGGATGATTGAATACGGTGCGTATCCATCCTTCTACCTGACCCATGAACCATCATGGAAGCTGCAAAACACACCGTCCAAGGATCTCTTCACATCTTCCTATGAAGATTGGAGCGAAGACGTTGTCAGTCAGTACAAGCTGGTTAATAAAGCATTGAAAAAGGTCCAGAGCGCTGCGATTGAAGATAGAAAGGTCATTGAGCTTGGTGTTGTAGAGGTCACTTATTCCAATCACGTGAAAATCATCGTCAACTACAACACGAAAGAGATGGAAGTCAATGATCACAAGATCGGAGCGCTTGATTTCAAACTAATCGAGGGAGGGGATTAA
- a CDS encoding carbohydrate ABC transporter permease, producing the protein MKLDYAINKTIIKKANTVGTRMKKLLLGMQGNDGLVFKTFIYALLISVGFIYLYPILYMVSESFKSLRDLLDPTVLWIPKELYFDNFVKAWNVLEFPKTFMTSLLNSVLPAVTQMVSCAIVGFGFARFKFPGKNILFGLMLLTFIIPTQIVMIPMFLMFEQYGMLGTPLPFILPAIFAGGIKSALFILIYTQFFKSIPQVLDESAQLDGANYLTIFFRIILPISIPALVVVFLFSLVWHWNETYTASLYLGDSMSTLPLKLKEFNDSFKALYSSAGAEGKGADINESIKFAGTVLVILPLLVLYMFAQKWFVEVLDKTGITGE; encoded by the coding sequence ATGAAACTGGACTATGCCATAAATAAAACGATTATAAAAAAAGCGAATACAGTCGGAACAAGGATGAAGAAACTATTACTGGGAATGCAAGGGAACGATGGTCTTGTTTTCAAGACGTTCATTTATGCCCTCTTGATCAGTGTAGGTTTCATTTATCTGTATCCGATTCTTTATATGGTTTCAGAGAGCTTCAAGAGTTTGAGAGATTTGTTGGATCCCACAGTTCTCTGGATTCCGAAAGAGTTGTATTTTGATAACTTTGTAAAGGCTTGGAATGTTCTCGAGTTTCCGAAGACATTCATGACCTCGTTGTTGAATTCTGTTTTACCTGCTGTCACCCAGATGGTTTCATGTGCGATTGTAGGGTTCGGGTTTGCGAGGTTCAAATTTCCTGGTAAGAATATTCTCTTTGGCCTGATGCTTCTGACCTTCATCATCCCAACACAGATCGTGATGATTCCTATGTTCCTCATGTTCGAGCAATATGGAATGCTAGGAACGCCGCTGCCATTCATCTTACCAGCGATTTTCGCAGGCGGGATCAAGAGCGCGTTGTTCATCTTGATTTACACACAATTTTTCAAATCGATTCCTCAAGTTCTTGATGAATCAGCACAATTGGATGGAGCAAATTATCTAACTATCTTTTTCAGGATTATCTTACCGATCTCGATTCCGGCATTGGTCGTTGTCTTCTTGTTTTCATTGGTATGGCACTGGAATGAGACGTACACGGCTTCTCTCTATTTAGGGGACAGCATGTCGACACTACCGTTGAAGTTGAAAGAGTTCAATGATTCGTTCAAAGCCCTATACTCCTCAGCCGGGGCTGAAGGAAAGGGTGCAGACATCAATGAATCGATCAAATTTGCTGGAACAGTTCTAGTCATTCTCCCGCTCCTGGTCCTTTATATGTTTGCACAAAAGTGGTTTGTAGAAGTACTTGATAAAACAGGGATCACCGGCGAATAG